A part of Polynucleobacter sp. MG-Unter2-18 genomic DNA contains:
- the msbA gene encoding lipid A export permease/ATP-binding protein MsbA, giving the protein MNAQDRTALNRLIQYLKPHIRLIIGSILAMALVAGAETSIPALMKPLLDRGFTGQMDQKLWLVPVFLVGLAFVRGMAQFLSSYLLNRVINAVLLKMRMQMFKALLHSSTTFFQKNSASSLINAVVFEVNNALSIMGGMLISLVRDSLTVIGLIGYLIYLNWQLTLVVLMIFPIIAFIIGRINKRLRSLNREQQAMTSELAYIVQEAAAGYKIVKVHGAEEFEMGRFMEKADRLRRFALKSAVAGGLNQPITQLIASMALSIVLVIALMQSASEGTTVGGFASFITAMLLVISPIKHLADINQPLQRGLTAAEMIFSLMDQPFEEDESRKENMKPLGKAKGAIRFEDVGFSYQQEAGRKDALAGVNLNIKSGEVVAFVGPSGGGKSTLVNLLPRFFKPTSGQIFLDEIPLEDIVLADVRKQIAFVSQDVILFNDSIAANVAYGATGANGIDRGRVIEALEAANLSALMKEMPEGIDTQIGDNGNRLSGGQRQRLAIARAIYKDAPILILDEATSALDSESERQVQDALERLMAGRTTLVIAHRLSTIEHADRIVVLEHGHVIENGSHEELIAKDGLYANLHRIQFSNA; this is encoded by the coding sequence ATGAATGCTCAAGACCGTACCGCCCTAAATCGCTTAATTCAGTACCTCAAGCCCCATATTCGCTTAATTATTGGCTCAATATTAGCCATGGCACTGGTTGCCGGCGCCGAAACCTCTATTCCTGCCCTCATGAAGCCTTTGCTAGATCGTGGTTTTACTGGCCAGATGGATCAAAAACTCTGGCTGGTGCCAGTTTTCTTGGTCGGCTTAGCTTTTGTGCGAGGGATGGCGCAATTTTTGTCTAGCTATCTTTTAAATCGCGTGATCAATGCTGTTTTGCTGAAGATGCGTATGCAGATGTTTAAGGCATTACTGCATTCAAGCACGACGTTCTTTCAAAAGAACTCTGCATCCAGTTTAATTAATGCGGTAGTTTTTGAGGTAAATAATGCCCTCTCTATTATGGGCGGCATGTTGATTAGTTTAGTACGTGATTCTCTTACCGTGATTGGACTGATTGGCTACTTAATTTATCTAAATTGGCAACTCACATTAGTGGTACTGATGATTTTCCCAATCATCGCCTTCATTATTGGAAGGATCAATAAACGCTTGCGCTCACTGAATCGTGAGCAGCAAGCAATGACTAGTGAGCTCGCTTACATTGTTCAAGAGGCAGCCGCAGGATATAAGATCGTGAAGGTACATGGTGCCGAAGAGTTCGAGATGGGTCGCTTTATGGAAAAAGCAGATCGTCTTCGCCGATTCGCCTTGAAATCAGCTGTTGCTGGTGGCTTGAATCAGCCGATTACTCAGCTCATCGCCTCTATGGCGTTGTCGATCGTTTTGGTTATCGCCTTGATGCAGTCAGCCTCTGAGGGAACTACGGTTGGGGGCTTTGCCTCGTTTATTACCGCCATGCTGTTGGTGATCTCACCTATTAAGCATCTAGCTGATATTAATCAGCCCTTGCAGCGCGGCTTAACCGCTGCGGAAATGATCTTCTCCCTCATGGATCAACCTTTCGAAGAAGACGAATCCCGAAAAGAGAATATGAAACCTCTGGGCAAAGCCAAGGGCGCAATTCGGTTTGAGGATGTCGGTTTCTCCTATCAGCAAGAGGCTGGACGCAAAGATGCTCTCGCTGGTGTGAACTTAAATATCAAGTCTGGTGAAGTAGTTGCCTTTGTTGGTCCGTCTGGTGGCGGTAAATCTACGCTAGTCAATTTATTGCCGCGTTTCTTTAAACCGACCAGTGGACAAATTTTCTTGGACGAGATTCCGCTCGAGGATATTGTGCTGGCTGATGTGCGTAAGCAGATTGCTTTTGTAAGTCAAGATGTCATTTTATTCAATGACAGTATTGCGGCAAACGTAGCCTACGGCGCTACGGGCGCAAATGGCATTGATCGTGGACGTGTCATCGAAGCGCTTGAGGCGGCAAACCTATCTGCGCTCATGAAAGAAATGCCTGAAGGTATTGATACGCAAATTGGTGATAACGGTAATCGTCTATCGGGCGGACAACGTCAGCGTTTAGCTATCGCGAGAGCTATCTACAAAGACGCGCCCATTCTGATTTTGGATGAAGCAACTTCAGCACTAGATTCTGAATCCGAACGCCAAGTGCAAGATGCCTTAGAGCGCTTAATGGCCGGTAGAACTACTTTAGTTATCGCCCATCGTTTATCAACTATTGAGCATGCTGATCGGATTGTGGTGCTAGAGCATGGTCATGTGATTGAGAATGGCTCACACGAAGAATTGATTGCTAAAGATGGCTTGTATGCCAACTTACATCGCATTCAGTTTTCGAACGCTTAA
- the rng gene encoding ribonuclease G has translation MNEEILINITPQETRVALIQQGAVQELQIERTRQRGIVGNIYLAKVVRVLPGMQSAFIEIGLERTAFMHVADITQNNPQAQIEKLLFEGQNVLVQVLKDPLGTKGARLTTQLSIAGRNLVYLPPAGTDAAIEKYIGVSQRIDQPEEREAIKARLAGLMPADEKGGIIVRTSAQDASDTELEHDMHYLRTTWEKIREAVNHKAAPSLLYQDLSLAERVLRDLASEETTEIRVDSAENFEKLKGFATLYMPNVLDKLTLHRGERALFDLFDVDAEINKALGRRVDLKSGGYLMIDQTESMTTIDVNTGSYVGARNLDDTVFKTNLEAAQAIARQLRLRNLGGIIIIDFIDMLSKDHQESVLHELKRNLERDHARTSVNDFSSLGLVEMTRKRTRESLAHITCEPCATCQGKGEIKTAQTVCYEILREIVREHRQFNPREFRIVAAPDVIDLFLEEENQFLAQLGDFIAKPIKLQAEGSFRQEQYNIVLS, from the coding sequence ATGAACGAAGAAATCCTGATCAATATCACCCCCCAAGAAACACGGGTGGCACTAATTCAGCAAGGTGCCGTTCAAGAGCTTCAGATTGAGCGTACGCGTCAACGCGGTATTGTCGGCAATATCTATTTAGCCAAAGTGGTACGAGTGCTACCTGGCATGCAGTCCGCCTTTATTGAAATCGGCTTAGAGCGCACTGCTTTTATGCACGTCGCCGACATTACTCAAAATAATCCTCAAGCTCAAATCGAAAAACTGCTCTTTGAGGGTCAAAATGTTTTAGTTCAAGTTCTAAAAGATCCTTTAGGAACCAAAGGTGCACGCCTCACCACCCAACTGAGTATTGCTGGCCGGAACTTGGTTTATTTACCGCCAGCTGGTACAGATGCAGCCATCGAGAAATATATTGGCGTATCCCAAAGAATTGATCAGCCTGAAGAGCGAGAAGCTATCAAGGCTCGTCTTGCTGGACTCATGCCTGCCGACGAAAAAGGCGGGATCATTGTGCGTACCAGCGCGCAAGATGCCAGCGATACTGAGCTTGAGCACGATATGCATTACCTGCGCACAACCTGGGAAAAGATTCGTGAAGCTGTAAATCACAAGGCTGCACCTAGCTTGCTGTATCAGGATCTCAGTCTGGCTGAACGCGTATTGCGTGACCTTGCTAGCGAAGAGACTACAGAGATTCGGGTGGACTCAGCCGAGAACTTTGAAAAGCTCAAAGGGTTCGCTACGCTGTATATGCCAAATGTATTGGACAAGCTCACACTGCATCGTGGTGAGCGTGCCTTATTTGATTTATTTGATGTTGATGCTGAAATTAATAAAGCACTTGGCAGAAGAGTGGATCTCAAATCGGGGGGCTACCTGATGATTGACCAAACAGAATCCATGACGACGATTGATGTCAACACCGGAAGTTATGTAGGCGCACGTAATCTAGATGACACTGTCTTTAAAACCAATCTTGAAGCTGCTCAAGCTATTGCCCGTCAATTGCGCTTGCGCAATCTTGGCGGCATCATCATCATCGACTTTATTGATATGTTGAGTAAAGACCATCAAGAATCGGTTTTGCACGAACTCAAGCGCAATTTAGAGCGCGATCATGCTCGCACCTCGGTGAATGACTTCTCTTCATTAGGCCTGGTGGAGATGACCCGTAAACGTACTCGGGAATCTTTAGCTCATATCACCTGTGAGCCTTGCGCTACGTGTCAAGGCAAAGGTGAAATCAAAACTGCGCAAACGGTTTGCTATGAGATTTTGCGAGAGATAGTGCGCGAGCATCGCCAATTTAACCCAAGAGAATTTAGAATCGTTGCCGCACCTGATGTGATTGATCTTTTCCTTGAAGAAGAAAATCAATTCTTGGCACAGTTAGGCGACTTTATTGCCAAGCCCATCAAGCTCCAGGCAGAAGGCAGCTTCCGCCAAGAACAATACAACATCGTTCTCAGCTAA
- a CDS encoding nucleoside triphosphate pyrophosphatase: protein MFPYIYLASQSPRRQEILKQIGVNFEMLVASPGEDTETLETPLPNEKARTYVERVTFAKSAIALARWQKSGKPWAPILCADTTVSLPGNPDGEILGKPNDASDATRILKMLSGQTHQVLTAVVLTTDPKINPLCLVQVSEVEFAHLTEAQINSYIQSGEPFGKAGAYGIQGLSGAFIPSIKGSYSGIMGLPIFEVNQLLDFAKVARI, encoded by the coding sequence ATGTTCCCCTATATTTACCTTGCCTCACAAAGTCCACGACGCCAAGAGATACTCAAACAGATTGGCGTCAATTTTGAGATGCTGGTTGCATCACCTGGTGAAGATACGGAAACTCTTGAAACACCCCTCCCTAATGAAAAGGCACGTACTTACGTTGAACGAGTTACCTTTGCCAAAAGTGCCATTGCCTTAGCCAGGTGGCAAAAAAGCGGTAAGCCTTGGGCACCTATCTTGTGTGCAGATACTACCGTCAGCCTACCTGGCAATCCAGATGGTGAAATCCTTGGAAAACCAAATGACGCTTCAGATGCTACGCGTATTCTAAAAATGCTTAGCGGTCAAACGCATCAGGTTTTAACTGCAGTTGTACTTACAACTGATCCCAAAATAAATCCTTTGTGCTTGGTACAAGTATCTGAAGTGGAATTTGCCCACTTAACTGAAGCTCAAATTAATAGTTATATTCAGAGTGGCGAACCTTTTGGTAAGGCTGGAGCATATGGCATTCAAGGTCTTAGTGGGGCTTTTATTCCTTCTATTAAAGGCAGCTATAGCGGTATCATGGGATTACCCATTTTCGAAGTTAACCAATTATTAGATTTCGCAAAAGTCGCCCGCATATGA
- the rlmH gene encoding 23S rRNA (pseudouridine(1915)-N(3))-methyltransferase RlmH: protein MRLTIVSVGHKMPEWVATATHDYIKRMPADCSIEIKEIKPDLSPAKEAVKIAAAIPKGSRVIALDERGKDQTTQNLATQLAGWRQEGFDITFLIGGADGLDPSLKENAQAMWRLSSLTLPHAMARVLLVEQLYRAWTILQGHPYHRE from the coding sequence ATGCGTTTAACGATTGTTTCTGTTGGTCACAAAATGCCAGAATGGGTTGCAACTGCAACCCATGATTACATTAAGCGCATGCCCGCAGATTGCAGCATTGAAATCAAAGAGATTAAACCTGATCTGAGTCCAGCCAAAGAAGCCGTAAAAATTGCAGCGGCCATTCCGAAAGGCTCTCGGGTGATTGCGCTGGATGAGCGTGGAAAAGATCAAACCACACAAAATCTAGCTACCCAGTTAGCAGGTTGGCGACAGGAAGGTTTTGATATTACCTTTTTGATTGGTGGTGCTGATGGACTCGATCCCAGCCTGAAAGAGAATGCTCAAGCGATGTGGCGCCTCTCAAGCCTAACGTTACCCCATGCTATGGCTAGAGTCTTGTTAGTTGAGCAACTCTATCGAGCTTGGACTATTTTGCAAGGCCACCCCTATCACCGCGAGTAA
- the nadD gene encoding nicotinate (nicotinamide) nucleotide adenylyltransferase, which translates to MISEHLVTLKKIGILGGTFDPPHLGHIKLATHFAKILHLDQLLLVPSGEPWQKESSITPSELRFQMTEAACIDLAIEFLQQNLATQISTDRIEMDRAGPSYTLDTAKALRKHFGPQVSLTWLMGADTLLNLPTWNSWDQLLNYLNLAVASRPHHSISAEISPEVQDLLEKHQCIYADALAKSPFGRIYLDNSLSVDLSSTELRNQLKSASREEIAFKQIPAHALEIITNLGLYK; encoded by the coding sequence ATGATCTCAGAACATTTGGTTACCCTAAAAAAAATTGGCATTCTAGGCGGTACGTTTGACCCACCCCATCTTGGCCACATCAAACTTGCAACCCATTTTGCAAAAATCTTGCATCTTGACCAATTGCTGCTCGTTCCCAGCGGGGAGCCCTGGCAAAAAGAATCTAGCATTACCCCTTCTGAGCTTCGCTTTCAGATGACTGAAGCGGCTTGCATCGATTTAGCTATTGAATTTCTACAGCAGAATTTAGCAACGCAAATTAGTACTGATCGCATAGAAATGGATCGAGCGGGTCCAAGCTACACACTTGATACAGCCAAAGCTCTCAGGAAGCATTTTGGACCCCAGGTTAGCCTGACTTGGCTAATGGGAGCCGATACTCTTCTGAACCTACCAACCTGGAATTCTTGGGATCAATTACTGAATTATCTGAATTTGGCAGTGGCCAGTAGGCCTCACCATTCAATTTCTGCAGAAATAAGCCCTGAAGTGCAGGACTTACTAGAAAAGCATCAATGTATTTATGCCGACGCCCTTGCAAAAAGTCCTTTTGGACGCATCTACTTAGATAACAGTCTATCGGTTGACCTTTCCTCTACCGAACTTCGAAATCAACTTAAAAGCGCATCTCGTGAGGAAATTGCATTTAAGCAGATTCCCGCTCACGCTTTAGAAATCATTACAAATTTAGGTCTGTACAAGTAA
- the hemF gene encoding oxygen-dependent coproporphyrinogen oxidase, with amino-acid sequence MNIAELESYFLGLQDRITTAMSALDGKAFEVDAWEKPEDSKLRGYGRTCTLDGGNILEKGGVGFSHVRGDQMPPSASHHRPEVAGRSFEAMGVSLVFHPNNPKVPTTHMNVRCFIAQARDKEPVWWFGGGFDLTPYYGVDEDCKHFHQTAKDALDPFGKELHPKFKKWCDEYFYLKHREEPRGIGGVFFDDFNELGFEQSFAMTRAVGDAFIEAYLPIVERRYQDSFTLEEKAFQEYRRGRYVEYNLLFDRGTIFGLHSGGRTESILMSMPPVVQWWYNWQPKPGTPEAKLYDYYLKPRDWLA; translated from the coding sequence ATTAATATTGCAGAACTAGAATCTTATTTTTTAGGTCTGCAAGATCGCATCACTACTGCAATGAGTGCGCTCGACGGCAAAGCCTTTGAGGTGGATGCCTGGGAAAAGCCGGAAGATAGCAAGCTGCGGGGTTATGGACGTACTTGTACTTTAGATGGCGGCAATATATTAGAAAAAGGTGGTGTGGGCTTTTCTCATGTTCGCGGTGATCAAATGCCTCCTTCAGCATCACACCATCGCCCAGAAGTTGCTGGACGTAGTTTTGAAGCCATGGGCGTTTCTTTGGTCTTTCACCCAAACAATCCCAAGGTACCAACCACCCATATGAATGTGCGTTGCTTTATTGCGCAAGCTCGCGATAAAGAGCCCGTTTGGTGGTTTGGAGGCGGCTTTGATCTTACCCCCTACTATGGTGTTGATGAGGACTGTAAACACTTTCATCAAACCGCTAAAGATGCTTTAGACCCGTTTGGCAAAGAGCTACATCCTAAATTCAAAAAATGGTGTGATGAATATTTTTATCTTAAGCATCGTGAAGAGCCCCGCGGCATTGGTGGCGTGTTCTTTGACGACTTCAATGAACTGGGTTTTGAGCAAAGCTTTGCCATGACGCGTGCGGTTGGCGATGCCTTCATTGAAGCTTACTTGCCGATTGTGGAGCGTCGTTATCAAGACAGCTTTACCCTAGAAGAAAAAGCCTTTCAAGAATACCGTCGCGGACGTTATGTAGAGTACAACTTATTATTTGACCGAGGCACCATTTTTGGTCTACACTCTGGCGGGCGCACAGAGTCTATTTTGATGTCTATGCCACCCGTAGTGCAGTGGTGGTACAACTGGCAGCCAAAACCAGGGACACCAGAAGCAAAGCTTTACGACTACTACCTTAAGCCACGCGACTGGCTTGCCTAA
- the purD gene encoding phosphoribosylamine--glycine ligase yields MKILLIGSGGREHALAWKLAQSPQVQTVYVAPGNGGTATAKQNAAGIQNLPISDLQELADFAKREKIHLTVVGPEAPLAAGIVDVFRNNGLRIFGPTQLAAQLESSKDFSKAFMKRHGIPTAEYQTFSNALEAHAYIDAKGAPIVIKADGLAAGKGVVVAMNLDEAHAAVDMMLADNKLGNAGARIVIEEFLTGEEASFIVLVDGKHVLALATSQDHKRLLDADQGPNTGGMGAYSPAPVVTPEIHARALREVIMPTVKGMEADGIPYTGFLYAGLMISPDGKIKTLEFNCRMGDPETQPIMARLRSDLVNALDHAIDGTLNEVELEWDRRTALGVVLAAHNYPDTPRNGDVITGIPADTEDQFTFHAGTKLQDGKLVTSGGRVMCVVGLSDTVRGAQQKAYEAIAQIQFDGMQYRKDIGYRAVK; encoded by the coding sequence ATGAAAATTCTTTTAATTGGTTCTGGTGGTCGTGAACATGCATTGGCATGGAAGCTAGCGCAATCTCCACAAGTTCAAACCGTATATGTAGCCCCGGGCAATGGCGGTACGGCCACTGCAAAACAAAATGCAGCCGGCATTCAAAACCTACCGATCTCAGACCTTCAAGAATTGGCGGACTTTGCTAAACGTGAAAAGATTCACCTCACCGTAGTGGGCCCTGAGGCGCCATTGGCTGCCGGTATTGTGGATGTATTTCGCAACAATGGCTTGCGCATCTTTGGACCTACTCAGTTAGCAGCCCAATTAGAGTCTTCCAAAGATTTCTCTAAAGCATTTATGAAACGTCATGGCATCCCAACAGCGGAGTATCAGACTTTTTCGAATGCATTAGAGGCTCACGCTTATATTGATGCCAAGGGCGCGCCCATCGTCATTAAGGCGGATGGTCTGGCTGCAGGCAAAGGTGTAGTTGTGGCAATGAATTTAGATGAAGCTCATGCAGCCGTTGACATGATGCTGGCTGATAACAAACTGGGGAATGCTGGCGCACGCATAGTCATTGAAGAATTTCTGACTGGCGAAGAAGCGAGCTTTATCGTACTGGTAGATGGCAAACATGTTTTAGCTTTAGCAACTAGTCAAGATCACAAGCGTCTGCTCGATGCTGATCAAGGCCCCAATACTGGCGGCATGGGGGCTTACTCCCCTGCTCCAGTGGTTACCCCAGAAATTCATGCACGTGCCTTACGCGAAGTCATCATGCCGACAGTTAAAGGCATGGAGGCTGATGGCATTCCATACACCGGCTTTCTCTATGCGGGACTCATGATTTCCCCCGATGGGAAGATTAAGACTTTAGAATTTAATTGCCGTATGGGTGATCCAGAAACACAGCCAATCATGGCGCGCCTGCGGAGCGATCTCGTAAACGCACTTGATCATGCTATTGACGGCACACTCAATGAGGTGGAGTTGGAGTGGGATCGTCGAACTGCCCTAGGCGTGGTATTGGCAGCTCACAATTATCCCGATACTCCGCGTAATGGCGATGTCATTACGGGTATCCCTGCTGATACTGAAGATCAATTCACCTTTCATGCTGGCACAAAGTTGCAGGATGGGAAGCTAGTCACCTCGGGTGGTCGTGTCATGTGCGTCGTGGGTCTATCGGATACCGTTCGCGGTGCGCAACAAAAAGCTTATGAAGCGATTGCTCAGATCCAATTCGATGGCATGCAATATCGCAAAGATATTGGCTATCGGGCAGTGAAATAA
- a CDS encoding YebC/PmpR family DNA-binding transcriptional regulator has translation MAGHSKWANIQHRKGRQDEKRGKIWTKLIKEITVAAKLGGGDIATNPRLRLAIDKAKDANMPNDNVQRAIQRGTGSLEGVNYEEIRYEGYGLNGAAIIVDCLTDNRTRTVAEVRHAFAKNGGNMGAEGSVAFMFKHCGQMLFAPGTNEDQLMEIALDAGAEDVITHDDGSLEVLTPVPEFPKVQDALHQAGLKAELATVTMRPETETELEGDQAESMQKLLDALENLDDVQEVFTNASL, from the coding sequence ATGGCCGGCCATTCGAAATGGGCCAACATTCAGCACCGCAAAGGACGTCAAGACGAAAAGCGCGGCAAGATTTGGACCAAACTCATTAAAGAAATAACGGTTGCAGCTAAATTAGGCGGTGGCGATATCGCTACAAACCCCCGTTTACGCCTTGCGATTGATAAGGCTAAAGATGCCAATATGCCTAATGACAATGTGCAACGGGCGATTCAGCGTGGCACTGGCTCTTTGGAAGGCGTTAACTACGAGGAAATTCGTTACGAAGGTTACGGCCTCAATGGCGCCGCCATTATTGTGGATTGCTTAACGGATAACCGCACCCGCACTGTTGCTGAAGTACGCCATGCATTTGCTAAAAATGGTGGCAATATGGGCGCCGAAGGTTCAGTTGCCTTTATGTTCAAACACTGTGGTCAGATGTTGTTTGCTCCAGGTACCAATGAAGATCAACTCATGGAGATCGCGCTAGATGCTGGCGCAGAAGATGTCATCACCCATGATGATGGTTCACTTGAGGTGCTCACCCCAGTGCCTGAATTTCCTAAGGTACAGGACGCACTTCACCAAGCGGGCTTAAAAGCAGAACTAGCAACAGTGACAATGCGCCCTGAAACTGAAACTGAACTCGAAGGTGATCAAGCAGAGAGCATGCAAAAACTATTAGATGCGCTTGAGAACTTGGATGATGTTCAGGAAGTATTCACGAACGCCTCTTTGTAA
- a CDS encoding CysB family HTH-type transcriptional regulator, whose product MNLHQFRFVREAVRQNFNLTSAAKALFTSQPGVSKAIIELEDELGVEIFRRHGKRIRSLTEPGKRILISIERVLDEVETLRRVGKDFASQDQGNFVIATTHTQARYALPKVLTEFTKRFPKVRVSIQQGSPGQIAELLIHDRADIAIATEGIANTPGVLALPGYQWQHVVMVPLSHPLLNQATITLEEIAKYPLITYDKAFAGRSKIDAAFAQRNLSPDIILEAIDADVIKTYVETGMGVGIVAGLAYDADRDRNLRVIPVSHLFGSNVTHLGVKQGAYLRSFVYTFIELFSPTLTKKIVEQAMNSESETYEI is encoded by the coding sequence ATGAATCTGCATCAATTTCGATTTGTGCGTGAAGCTGTAAGACAGAACTTTAACCTCACCTCGGCCGCCAAGGCACTCTTTACCTCTCAGCCAGGGGTTTCCAAGGCCATTATTGAGCTAGAGGATGAGCTTGGTGTAGAGATATTCCGACGCCACGGCAAGCGTATTCGCTCACTCACTGAACCGGGCAAGCGCATCCTGATTTCGATTGAGCGCGTTTTGGATGAAGTGGAAACTCTAAGAAGGGTTGGCAAAGACTTTGCCAGCCAAGATCAGGGTAATTTTGTAATTGCAACTACCCACACTCAGGCCCGTTATGCCTTGCCTAAAGTGCTCACTGAATTCACAAAACGCTTTCCAAAGGTACGGGTAAGTATTCAGCAAGGTAGCCCAGGTCAAATTGCGGAACTGCTCATTCATGATCGTGCTGATATCGCAATCGCCACCGAAGGCATTGCCAACACCCCAGGCGTGCTGGCACTTCCTGGCTACCAGTGGCAACACGTCGTCATGGTGCCATTGAGTCACCCGCTCCTCAATCAAGCCACAATCACCCTAGAAGAAATTGCGAAGTACCCACTAATTACCTACGACAAAGCATTTGCAGGTCGAAGCAAAATCGATGCCGCTTTTGCACAACGCAATCTCAGTCCCGATATTATTTTGGAGGCGATTGATGCAGACGTCATTAAGACCTATGTAGAAACAGGAATGGGCGTAGGAATTGTTGCTGGCTTGGCCTATGATGCAGATCGAGATCGCAACCTCAGAGTCATTCCGGTTAGCCATCTATTTGGTAGCAACGTAACGCATCTTGGTGTAAAGCAAGGCGCCTATTTACGTTCTTTCGTTTACACCTTCATTGAACTATTCTCACCCACGCTCACCAAGAAAATCGTTGAGCAAGCTATGAATAGCGAATCCGAGACTTACGAGATTTAA
- the lptG gene encoding LPS export ABC transporter permease LptG, protein MKYLFPYIFERYLARQIYAAFGFILFALVALFLFFDILSELGSVKGQYTLSLALLHVFLKAPSRISEIIPIAGLIGSIYVFAMLASQSEFTILRIAGLDMRRGLTTLAKISLPLVIVTLVMSEWLGPYAESLSDQIRMKALGSSYSSQFKTGVWVKDRLRDKDGSGPIRPGVRYVNVGKIEQDNEIKNISMYEFDDAYRLLSFRSAVSGRFDQTGTWILDDVTETRFKETKQVDPLNPVYSAKTVAHPIVSLSSEVTPQILNVLLVSPEKMSIFSLGRFISHLIDNKQDAQRHSIAFWKKVIYPFTIFVMLALALPFAYLKVRVGSVGIKVFGGIMLGMSFQLFNSLFSNVGLLGSWPALLTALTPPLVYFILAMVGLRWVSRA, encoded by the coding sequence ATGAAATATCTGTTTCCCTATATCTTTGAACGCTATTTAGCTAGGCAAATTTATGCTGCCTTTGGCTTCATTCTCTTTGCCTTAGTTGCACTATTCTTATTTTTTGACATCCTCAGTGAGCTTGGGTCAGTGAAGGGTCAATACACCTTGTCACTAGCATTACTACATGTTTTCTTGAAAGCACCAAGCCGCATTTCTGAAATTATTCCTATAGCTGGCTTGATTGGAAGTATCTACGTATTTGCAATGCTAGCAAGTCAATCTGAATTCACCATCTTACGTATTGCGGGATTGGATATGCGCAGGGGCTTAACTACCCTAGCGAAGATTTCGTTACCTTTAGTTATTGTGACGCTCGTGATGAGCGAGTGGCTTGGGCCTTACGCCGAAAGCTTGTCTGACCAGATTCGCATGAAAGCTTTGGGTTCATCCTATAGCTCTCAATTCAAAACTGGAGTGTGGGTTAAAGATCGCTTACGTGATAAGGATGGCAGTGGTCCAATTAGGCCGGGAGTTCGCTATGTCAACGTTGGCAAAATTGAACAAGATAATGAAATCAAAAATATCAGCATGTATGAGTTTGATGATGCTTATCGCCTGCTATCCTTTCGGAGCGCTGTATCGGGGCGCTTTGATCAAACTGGAACTTGGATTCTGGATGACGTCACCGAAACTCGCTTTAAAGAAACTAAGCAGGTCGACCCGCTGAATCCAGTCTATTCAGCGAAAACTGTTGCGCACCCGATTGTTAGCCTGAGCTCTGAAGTCACTCCACAAATTTTGAATGTACTCTTGGTCAGCCCAGAAAAAATGTCGATCTTTAGTTTGGGTCGCTTCATTTCTCACTTAATTGACAACAAACAAGATGCGCAAAGGCACTCTATTGCCTTTTGGAAAAAAGTGATTTATCCATTCACGATCTTTGTCATGCTGGCGCTGGCACTGCCGTTTGCCTACTTAAAGGTTCGGGTAGGCAGCGTTGGAATTAAGGTATTTGGCGGCATCATGCTGGGCATGAGCTTCCAACTCTTTAACTCGCTCTTCTCAAATGTGGGGCTTTTAGGATCATGGCCGGCATTGCTGACTGCCCTTACACCTCCATTGGTCTATTTCATTTTGGCAATGGTAGGTTTACGTTGGGTATCTAGAGCTTAA